A window from Bosea sp. ANAM02 encodes these proteins:
- the thiD gene encoding bifunctional hydroxymethylpyrimidine kinase/phosphomethylpyrimidine kinase has protein sequence MTAIALTIAGSDSSGGAGIQADLKTFAAHQVYGASVIVALTAQNTKGVSAIHAVPRDFVARQIDAVFEDLDVNAVKIGMLATAELIETVAAGLKRHGAKNIVLDPVMIAASGARLLETAAVEAIRTHLFPLATLITPNLPEAAALLGTSMAETDQAMDAQAEKLAALGAANVLIKGGHGTGEVSSDLLLLAGGARQRFNAPRLATRNTHGTGCTLSSAIAANLAKELALPEAVGHAKSYISAAIAAADQVEVGHGHGPVHHFHHWWDRTDGSQS, from the coding sequence TTGACTGCCATCGCCCTCACCATCGCCGGTTCGGATTCGAGCGGCGGCGCCGGCATCCAGGCCGATCTCAAGACCTTCGCGGCGCATCAGGTCTACGGCGCCAGCGTCATCGTCGCGCTGACCGCGCAGAACACGAAGGGCGTCAGCGCCATCCATGCCGTGCCGCGCGATTTCGTCGCCCGGCAGATAGACGCCGTCTTCGAGGATCTCGACGTCAATGCGGTCAAGATCGGCATGCTGGCGACGGCCGAGCTGATCGAGACCGTCGCAGCCGGGCTGAAGCGTCACGGCGCGAAGAACATCGTGCTCGACCCCGTCATGATCGCCGCCTCCGGCGCCCGACTGCTCGAAACGGCGGCCGTCGAGGCGATCCGCACGCATCTCTTCCCGCTCGCGACGCTGATCACGCCGAACCTGCCGGAAGCTGCCGCCCTGCTCGGCACGAGCATGGCCGAGACCGATCAGGCGATGGACGCGCAGGCCGAGAAGCTCGCCGCGCTCGGCGCAGCCAATGTGCTGATCAAGGGCGGGCACGGCACCGGCGAGGTCAGCAGCGACCTCCTCCTGCTCGCGGGTGGCGCACGCCAGCGCTTCAATGCGCCGCGCCTGGCGACACGCAATACGCACGGCACGGGCTGCACATTGTCCTCCGCCATCGCCGCCAATCTCGCCAAGGAACTGGCGCTGCCGGAGGCGGTCGGCCACGCCAAGAGCTATATCTCGGCTGCCATCGCCGCCGCCGACCAGGTTGAGGTTGGCCACGGCCACGGACCGGTGCATCATTTCCACCATTGGTGGGACAGGACCGACGGGAGCCAGTCATGA